A DNA window from Mucilaginibacter xinganensis contains the following coding sequences:
- a CDS encoding TIM barrel protein yields MQLEKYIIDEHNNELIDKHRRNLEQVAEGINGLDAVLKKLAAFNIAIPSWALGTGGTRFGRFSGGGEPRSLEEKIEDVGVIHALNRSSNSISLHIPWDIPENASSIKALASQLGLHFDAVNSNTFQDQPDQKHSYKYGSLHHVDKAVREQAIQHNIEVINYGVQLGSKALSVWLSDGSNFPGQLNFRKAFQNTLESLQTIYDALPDDWKVWIEYKPFEPNFYSTTIGDWGQSLLLANKLGGKAATLVDLGHHLPNTNIEQIVSLLLMEGKLAGFHFNDSKYGDDDLTVGSINPYQLFLIFNELVEGMDTRGMNHSTAIGWMIDASHNVKDPIEDLLQSVQAIKIAYAQALIVDKKALTDAQNNNDVALAQEILQDAYRTDVRPLIAEASLRMGGALNPISTFRRLKVRDQLIKERGTQTVATGL; encoded by the coding sequence ATGCAATTAGAGAAGTATATTATTGATGAGCACAACAATGAATTAATTGATAAGCACCGCCGCAACCTTGAACAGGTTGCCGAAGGCATAAACGGTTTAGATGCTGTTTTAAAAAAATTAGCTGCCTTTAACATTGCCATACCCAGTTGGGCACTTGGCACAGGTGGAACAAGGTTCGGGCGATTTTCTGGCGGTGGCGAACCGCGCAGCCTGGAAGAAAAAATTGAAGACGTTGGTGTTATCCACGCACTTAACCGTTCAAGCAATTCCATTTCACTTCACATCCCATGGGATATCCCTGAAAATGCTTCGTCTATCAAGGCACTTGCTTCACAGCTGGGCCTTCACTTTGATGCGGTAAATTCCAATACTTTCCAGGACCAGCCCGACCAAAAACACAGCTACAAATACGGGTCGCTTCACCACGTGGATAAAGCGGTACGTGAGCAGGCTATTCAGCACAATATAGAAGTAATTAATTACGGGGTTCAGTTGGGCTCAAAAGCTTTGTCTGTCTGGCTGTCTGACGGGTCAAATTTTCCGGGACAGTTAAATTTCCGCAAAGCCTTTCAGAATACACTGGAAAGCCTGCAAACCATATACGATGCATTGCCTGATGACTGGAAAGTTTGGATAGAATATAAACCTTTTGAGCCGAACTTTTATTCTACCACCATTGGCGATTGGGGACAATCGCTGTTACTAGCCAACAAACTGGGCGGTAAGGCGGCAACGCTGGTAGACCTTGGCCACCATTTGCCAAACACCAATATTGAACAGATAGTTTCGTTATTGCTGATGGAAGGCAAACTGGCCGGCTTTCATTTTAACGACTCGAAGTACGGGGATGACGACCTTACGGTGGGCAGTATCAATCCTTACCAGCTATTCCTGATATTTAATGAACTGGTTGAAGGAATGGACACGAGAGGAATGAACCATTCTACTGCTATAGGCTGGATGATAGATGCGTCGCATAATGTAAAAGACCCTATCGAAGACCTGCTGCAATCAGTACAGGCAATTAAAATTGCCTACGCTCAGGCGTTGATAGTTGATAAAAAAGCGCTTACTGATGCGCAAAACAATAACGATGTAGCACTTGCCCAGGAAATATTGCAGGATGCTTACCGTACTGATGTAAGGCCTTTAATTGCGGAGGCAAGCTTAAGGATGGGCGGCGCTCTAAATCCGATAAGTACCTTCAGAAGGCTTAAAGTAAGGGATCAATTGATTAAAGAGCGGGGTACCCAAACTGTAGCTACCGGTTTGTAG
- a CDS encoding FGGY-family carbohydrate kinase — MSAIPVIAIFDVGKTNKKLFLFDDSYKIVFEKSARFIETVDEDGFACENIESLRLSVFDSLSEVFRMKEFQVKTVNFSAYGASFVYIGNDGKPVTPLYNYLKPYPESLSDEFYKSYGGKEHFSMETASPVLGSLNSGLQLYRLKKEQPAVFNKVKYALHLPQYMSFLLTGNACSDLTSIGCHTGMWDFKKDRYHEWIQREGISVKLPPIVPADKVSPALFPGTGYKVGVGLHDSSAALIPYLVNFSEPFILISTGTWCISLNPFNQEPLTIEELANDCLCYLQYQGKPVKASRLFSGQEHEQQAKRIAEYFNQDVIKYRNVVFDPELVSHLKASSQEPLTSGTINKQSGFGKRDLAEFKDDICAYHQLMFDLVKLQVESTRIVLKHSRVKRLFVDGGFSKNSVYMHLLAKAFPGIEVFAASMAQATAVGAALAVHKEWNRKIIPNDIINLKYYSANQTIAI, encoded by the coding sequence ATGAGCGCCATACCAGTTATAGCCATATTTGACGTTGGTAAAACCAACAAAAAACTATTTTTATTTGACGACAGCTACAAAATAGTTTTTGAAAAATCCGCGCGCTTTATTGAAACAGTTGATGAAGATGGCTTTGCTTGCGAAAACATCGAGAGCCTGCGCCTGTCGGTTTTTGATTCCCTGAGCGAGGTTTTCAGAATGAAAGAATTCCAGGTAAAAACAGTGAACTTTTCCGCGTACGGGGCCAGTTTTGTTTACATAGGTAATGATGGAAAACCAGTTACGCCACTCTATAACTACCTTAAGCCTTATCCCGAAAGCTTGAGCGATGAGTTTTACAAAAGTTACGGAGGCAAGGAACATTTCAGCATGGAAACCGCATCACCTGTTTTAGGCAGCCTGAATTCAGGGCTGCAGTTGTACCGGCTTAAGAAAGAGCAGCCTGCAGTGTTTAACAAGGTAAAGTATGCGCTGCACTTGCCGCAGTACATGAGCTTTTTACTTACTGGGAACGCCTGTTCTGATTTAACCAGTATTGGCTGCCATACAGGCATGTGGGATTTTAAAAAAGATCGTTATCACGAATGGATTCAGCGGGAAGGAATCTCTGTAAAACTTCCCCCTATTGTTCCGGCAGATAAAGTTTCGCCTGCACTTTTTCCGGGTACCGGTTATAAAGTTGGCGTTGGCCTGCACGACAGTTCAGCTGCACTGATCCCCTACCTTGTGAATTTTAGCGAGCCTTTTATATTAATTTCTACCGGCACCTGGTGCATTAGCCTGAACCCTTTTAACCAGGAGCCACTTACCATTGAAGAGCTTGCAAACGATTGTTTATGTTACCTGCAATACCAGGGAAAGCCGGTAAAAGCATCCCGGCTATTTTCGGGGCAGGAGCACGAACAACAGGCTAAAAGAATTGCTGAGTATTTTAACCAGGACGTAATCAAATACCGAAATGTTGTATTTGATCCGGAATTGGTAAGCCACTTAAAAGCGAGTTCACAGGAGCCGTTAACTTCCGGCACCATCAATAAACAATCAGGTTTCGGCAAACGGGACTTAGCTGAATTTAAAGATGATATTTGCGCTTACCATCAATTGATGTTCGATCTGGTTAAGCTCCAGGTTGAATCGACCAGGATAGTGCTCAAACACTCAAGGGTAAAAAGGCTTTTTGTTGACGGCGGGTTCAGCAAGAACAGCGTGTATATGCATTTGCTGGCTAAAGCTTTCCCCGGAATAGAAGTTTTTGCCGCGTCAATGGCGCAGGCTACTGCTGTTGGGGCGGCCCTGGCCGTACATAAAGAGTGGAACAGGAAAATTATTCCGAACGATATTATAAATTTGAAATATTATTCGGCTAACCAAACAATTGCTATATGA
- a CDS encoding (Fe-S)-binding protein, translated as MTVGLFIPCYVDQFYPGAAIATLELLEKLGVNVVYPENQTCCGQPMANSGFEHLADGCNKLFLKNFAGFDYVVAPSGSCVLHIREHLHSDDKPNLATELSQKVYELSEFLTDVLKITSLPSKFPHKVGMHQSCHGQRGLHLSQMTELVAPDFSKPGRLLQMVEGIEIIPLSRKDECCGFGGTFCVTEEAVSVKMGKDRIEDHLQHDAEYITGVDMSCLMHMEGILKRQGSKVKVLHLAEILNGK; from the coding sequence ATGACCGTTGGCTTATTTATTCCCTGTTATGTGGATCAGTTTTATCCCGGCGCTGCTATAGCCACCCTGGAACTGCTGGAAAAACTTGGTGTAAATGTGGTTTATCCGGAAAACCAAACCTGCTGCGGGCAGCCAATGGCCAACTCCGGTTTTGAACACCTGGCAGACGGCTGTAATAAATTGTTCCTGAAAAATTTCGCCGGGTTTGACTACGTGGTGGCCCCGTCAGGCAGCTGTGTGCTGCACATAAGGGAACATTTGCACAGTGACGATAAACCCAACCTTGCCACAGAATTAAGTCAAAAAGTTTATGAGTTAAGCGAATTCCTGACAGATGTACTGAAGATAACCTCCCTGCCCTCAAAATTCCCGCATAAAGTAGGCATGCACCAGAGCTGTCATGGCCAAAGGGGCCTCCATCTTTCACAAATGACCGAGCTTGTTGCTCCCGATTTTTCAAAACCGGGACGGCTTTTACAAATGGTTGAGGGAATTGAAATAATTCCGCTGAGCAGGAAGGATGAATGCTGTGGTTTTGGAGGAACGTTTTGCGTTACCGAAGAAGCGGTATCTGTAAAAATGGGAAAAGATAGGATTGAAGATCATCTGCAGCACGACGCTGAATATATTACCGGCGTCGATATGTCATGCCTGATGCATATGGAGGGTATTTTAAAGAGGCAGGGCAGCAAAGTAAAAGTGCTGCACCTGGCAGAAATATTAAACGGAAAATAA
- a CDS encoding lactate utilization protein B, producing MQAETKDHAELAAIFNKDEARVDWHDETLWWVRQKRDKAVHVLPEWETLRETASQIKNNVLSNLSEYLQQFEANAQANGIIIHWAADAAAHNAIVLELLLAKGIRKLVKSKSMLTEECHLNEHLESNGIEVIDSDLGERIVQLAKEPPSHIVLPCIHKKKEEIGDLFHTHLGTPKGNADPQFLTETARQHLREIFLTRRAALTGVNFAVAQTGEFVVCTNEGNADMGAHLADIHIASMGIEKIIPERKHLGVFLRLLTRSATGQPITTYSSHFAKPRQGKEIHIIIVDNGRTIQLGREDFRNSLKCIRCGACMNTCPVYRRSGGHSYHTAIAGPIGSILAPNLDMEKYADLPFASTLCGSCTNVCPVKIDIHQQLYKWRQVIVKNGYAPAAKKAAMQLMSHTLSSPAAYHTAGKAGRWALKYIPFAVNNKFNTWYRQRDMPEPPKQSFGEWYHKNRKKK from the coding sequence ATGCAGGCAGAAACAAAAGATCACGCGGAACTGGCTGCAATTTTTAATAAGGATGAGGCCCGGGTTGACTGGCACGATGAAACCCTTTGGTGGGTTAGGCAGAAAAGAGACAAGGCTGTTCATGTTTTACCCGAATGGGAAACATTGCGCGAAACAGCCTCGCAAATAAAAAACAACGTACTTTCAAACCTGAGTGAATACCTGCAGCAGTTTGAGGCCAATGCACAGGCAAACGGCATTATTATCCACTGGGCAGCGGATGCCGCCGCCCACAATGCCATTGTACTGGAACTGTTACTGGCAAAGGGCATCCGTAAACTGGTAAAAAGCAAATCAATGCTTACCGAGGAGTGCCATTTAAACGAGCACCTTGAAAGCAATGGCATTGAGGTAATAGATTCTGACCTTGGTGAACGGATTGTACAGCTTGCCAAAGAACCGCCAAGCCATATTGTATTGCCCTGTATCCATAAAAAAAAGGAGGAAATAGGCGACCTGTTCCACACCCACCTGGGAACGCCAAAAGGCAACGCGGATCCGCAGTTTTTAACGGAAACTGCCAGACAGCACCTGCGAGAAATTTTCCTGACCCGCAGGGCCGCATTAACCGGCGTAAATTTTGCTGTGGCACAAACCGGGGAGTTTGTGGTATGCACCAATGAGGGCAACGCCGATATGGGCGCACACCTCGCTGACATCCATATTGCCAGTATGGGAATTGAAAAGATCATCCCCGAAAGAAAGCACCTTGGCGTATTTTTAAGATTGCTTACCCGCAGTGCCACCGGGCAGCCTATCACAACTTATTCCAGCCACTTTGCAAAACCGCGCCAGGGAAAAGAGATCCACATTATCATTGTAGATAACGGCCGCACGATACAGCTGGGTCGCGAAGATTTCCGGAACTCGCTTAAATGCATCCGCTGCGGGGCGTGTATGAATACTTGCCCAGTTTACCGGAGGAGCGGCGGGCATAGTTATCATACCGCAATAGCGGGCCCGATAGGCTCCATATTAGCCCCCAATCTTGATATGGAAAAGTATGCCGACCTGCCTTTTGCATCAACGCTATGTGGTTCCTGCACCAATGTTTGCCCAGTAAAAATTGATATTCACCAGCAGCTTTATAAATGGCGGCAGGTGATTGTTAAAAATGGTTATGCCCCGGCAGCCAAAAAAGCAGCCATGCAGCTCATGAGCCATACATTATCGTCGCCGGCAGCATATCATACCGCCGGTAAAGCTGGCAGGTGGGCGCTTAAATATATTCCCTTCGCCGTTAATAACAAGTTCAATACCTGGTACAGGCAGCGCGATATGCCCGAGCCGCCAAAACAATCATTTGGCGAATGGTACCATAAAAACAGGAAGAAAAAATGA
- a CDS encoding LutC/YkgG family protein: MTDREKILKAVSANQPERSAIPEMNFSISTPDNLSEKFTEILTNIGGHVVKTGNYQDIIEYIKLHTTGPQRVISTIAQLSAVAEKPGSDSLPHELQDVELAIIGAHFGIAENGAVWVTEQLLPQRVLPFVCQHLVIVLAIDNIVATMHDAYEKIADSQYGFGTFIAGPSKTADIEQSLVLGAHGSRSMIVFLMTGE; encoded by the coding sequence ATGACGGACAGGGAAAAAATATTAAAAGCTGTGTCAGCAAACCAGCCGGAGCGCTCAGCCATACCGGAGATGAACTTTTCAATAAGCACCCCGGATAACCTGTCCGAAAAATTTACGGAGATCCTTACAAACATAGGCGGGCATGTAGTAAAGACAGGCAATTACCAGGACATTATTGAATATATTAAATTACATACAACAGGCCCGCAAAGGGTTATCAGCACTATAGCACAGCTATCCGCAGTGGCTGAAAAACCAGGGAGCGACAGCCTGCCACATGAATTACAAGACGTTGAGCTGGCTATAATAGGCGCGCATTTTGGTATTGCCGAAAATGGTGCAGTGTGGGTAACCGAACAACTACTACCCCAAAGAGTATTACCATTTGTTTGCCAGCACCTTGTAATTGTTTTAGCTATTGATAACATAGTGGCTACTATGCATGATGCCTACGAAAAAATAGCCGATAGCCAATATGGCTTTGGGACATTTATTGCAGGCCCGTCTAAAACAGCCGATATTGAACAGTCGCTGGTACTGGGGGCACACGGATCGCGCAGTATGATTGTTTTTTTAATGACAGGTGAATAG
- a CDS encoding SGNH/GDSL hydrolase family protein, giving the protein MKKTGIILLAICLLSSFKPRELTWIAIGDSITYLNNHLDETGNRVSKGYLTGVTEQLPGIHYINQGHNGWTAGNIARQIDSLGLVKADIYSVFLGTNDWWAGRQVGTLNDYKENTGNTTVYGSFRIIIEKLHTLNSTAKIVLITPMQRNDFVYFFDHNNNAYGSYKAKNGQTLEQFANAVDSIGQYEKIPVVDLYHNSALKINKLVNFKRLKDPNTGTYHDYSFPQSTAIPFNAKTDEYPYPEKAVNLTYDGLHPSDKGNAVIAKCLVREFRKFK; this is encoded by the coding sequence ATGAAGAAAACAGGGATAATATTATTGGCGATATGCCTGCTAAGTTCATTTAAGCCCAGGGAATTAACGTGGATCGCCATTGGCGATTCCATCACTTACCTCAACAATCACCTGGATGAAACAGGCAACCGCGTATCAAAGGGATACCTTACAGGGGTAACTGAACAACTTCCTGGTATCCATTACATTAACCAGGGCCATAATGGCTGGACAGCAGGTAACATTGCAAGGCAAATAGACAGCCTGGGCCTGGTAAAAGCCGATATATATTCTGTTTTTTTAGGAACCAACGACTGGTGGGCAGGCAGGCAGGTGGGAACGCTCAATGATTATAAGGAGAACACAGGCAATACCACCGTTTATGGTTCATTCCGCATTATTATTGAAAAGCTGCATACTTTAAATTCTACAGCCAAAATTGTACTGATCACCCCAATGCAGCGCAATGATTTTGTTTACTTTTTCGACCATAACAACAATGCGTACGGATCATACAAAGCAAAAAACGGGCAAACACTCGAACAATTTGCAAACGCAGTGGATTCCATCGGGCAATATGAAAAAATCCCGGTGGTTGATCTTTACCATAACAGCGCCCTTAAAATAAATAAACTGGTGAATTTTAAGCGGCTGAAAGATCCAAATACGGGAACGTATCATGATTATTCATTTCCGCAATCAACAGCCATTCCGTTTAATGCTAAAACTGATGAATATCCTTATCCTGAAAAAGCGGTTAATCTTACTTATGATGGCCTGCACCCGTCAGACAAAGGAAACGCCGTTATAGCAAAATGCCTGGTTAGGGAATTCAGGAAATTTAAATAG
- a CDS encoding glutaminase family protein codes for MNKLIKNAFFLFLLLPAYSGFAQATKAPAYPLITHNPYFSIWSFSDQLNQSTTHHWTGKDQSLIGLIKVDGEVYRFMGKEPTSYKTILPAADEESYTCKYNELLPGDGWTALKYDDSAWKTGKAPFSDDKDRAKTLWESKEIWVRRVFNYSKKDINKLFLKIHHDDDAEVYLNGEKINVSNGANGDLQYFPLADDVAAKLKEGENVLAMHCTNTGGEAWLDAGLSDELKPTGHADLKIAEQAKVVMNATQTIYDFKCGGTDLQLTFTSPLLMNDLSIMSRPVSYISYKIKANDGKEHAVKVFFSASADVSRNTASQPVTTKKYASGNLSVLKAGTIEQPILQKKGDDLRIDWGYMYVAVPKSFNAAQYISGANDAVEGFFKGDVKSAQKPGISPVLNTVISFGSVGKNAVEKFIEMGYDDINPIQYFGANLKPWWKTAQTKTIEQVLAKAAADYPAVIKKCELFNSTMYKDAVKAGGEQYAKLCVMAYRQSVAAHTLVKSPQGKLLWLSKENFSGGFINTVDVTYPSAPLYLLYNPKLLEGMLNGIFYFSESGKFQRNYAAHDLGTYPLANGQKYGEGMPVEESGNMITLVAAIAKAEGNTAFAKQHWIILGKWLSYLVNEGFDPKNQLCTDDFAGHLARNANLSVKAIVGIACYAQLAEKMGEANAAARYKKIAKDMAGRWATLANDDDHFTLAFGNKGTWSQKYNMVWDKMLGLNLFPQAVYDKEVKFYLSKQNEFGLPLDSRKTYTKSDWIMWTATLAKNKADFKALVAPVYKFAIQTPTRVPLSDWHETNSGKQVGFQARSVVGGYFIKMLQDKWTKTK; via the coding sequence ATGAACAAACTTATTAAAAATGCCTTTTTTTTGTTTTTGCTGTTGCCCGCTTACTCGGGTTTTGCCCAGGCAACCAAGGCCCCCGCCTATCCTTTAATTACACACAATCCTTATTTCAGCATCTGGTCGTTCTCCGACCAGCTTAACCAATCAACAACGCATCACTGGACGGGTAAGGACCAGTCATTAATTGGCTTGATAAAAGTTGATGGCGAGGTTTACCGTTTTATGGGCAAGGAGCCAACTTCCTATAAAACCATTTTACCCGCTGCCGACGAGGAATCTTATACCTGTAAGTATAATGAACTGCTTCCCGGCGACGGATGGACCGCCCTTAAATATGATGACAGCGCGTGGAAAACAGGCAAGGCCCCTTTCAGCGATGATAAAGACCGGGCAAAAACGCTATGGGAAAGCAAAGAGATTTGGGTACGCCGCGTATTTAACTACAGCAAAAAAGATATCAATAAGCTGTTCCTGAAAATACACCACGATGATGATGCGGAAGTTTACCTGAACGGCGAGAAAATAAACGTTAGCAATGGTGCCAATGGCGACCTGCAATATTTTCCGCTTGCCGATGATGTGGCGGCTAAATTAAAAGAAGGCGAAAACGTTTTGGCAATGCACTGCACCAATACCGGTGGCGAAGCATGGCTGGATGCCGGCCTTTCAGACGAATTAAAACCAACCGGGCATGCCGACTTAAAGATTGCAGAGCAGGCCAAAGTGGTAATGAACGCCACCCAAACTATTTATGATTTTAAATGCGGCGGCACCGACCTGCAACTCACTTTTACGTCGCCGCTGTTAATGAATGATTTGAGCATCATGTCGAGGCCGGTATCATACATTAGCTACAAAATAAAAGCAAACGACGGTAAGGAACATGCCGTTAAAGTATTTTTCAGCGCATCGGCTGATGTATCGCGCAACACCGCTTCGCAGCCGGTAACTACAAAAAAATACGCCTCGGGTAATTTATCTGTGTTAAAAGCCGGTACTATTGAACAGCCCATCCTGCAAAAAAAGGGCGACGATTTACGCATTGACTGGGGATATATGTACGTAGCCGTGCCCAAATCATTTAATGCGGCGCAATACATAAGCGGTGCTAATGATGCCGTTGAAGGTTTTTTTAAAGGAGATGTTAAATCAGCGCAAAAGCCCGGCATCAGCCCGGTTTTAAATACGGTGATCTCTTTTGGTAGTGTTGGCAAAAACGCTGTAGAAAAATTTATTGAAATGGGTTATGACGACATCAATCCTATCCAGTACTTCGGTGCCAATTTGAAGCCATGGTGGAAAACCGCCCAAACCAAAACCATTGAACAGGTACTTGCAAAAGCCGCTGCTGATTACCCGGCAGTAATTAAAAAGTGCGAACTTTTTAACAGCACCATGTATAAAGATGCCGTGAAAGCTGGCGGCGAACAATACGCAAAGCTTTGTGTAATGGCGTACCGGCAAAGTGTTGCGGCCCACACTTTGGTAAAAAGTCCGCAGGGTAAATTGCTTTGGCTTTCGAAAGAAAACTTTAGCGGCGGCTTTATTAATACGGTTGACGTTACTTATCCTTCGGCCCCGTTATACTTGCTATATAACCCAAAGCTGCTGGAGGGCATGCTGAACGGCATTTTTTATTTTAGCGAAAGCGGCAAATTTCAGCGCAACTATGCAGCGCATGACTTGGGCACATACCCGCTGGCAAATGGCCAGAAGTATGGCGAAGGTATGCCGGTGGAAGAATCGGGCAATATGATCACTTTAGTGGCTGCAATAGCAAAGGCCGAGGGCAATACTGCTTTTGCAAAACAACACTGGATCATCTTAGGCAAATGGCTAAGCTACCTGGTAAACGAGGGCTTTGACCCTAAAAACCAATTATGTACCGATGATTTTGCGGGGCACCTGGCACGCAACGCAAATTTATCAGTAAAAGCTATAGTAGGCATTGCCTGTTATGCCCAGTTAGCAGAAAAAATGGGCGAGGCAAATGCAGCTGCCAGGTATAAAAAAATAGCAAAAGATATGGCCGGCAGATGGGCAACATTGGCAAATGATGACGACCATTTTACCCTTGCATTTGGCAACAAAGGTACCTGGAGCCAGAAATACAATATGGTTTGGGATAAAATGTTAGGTTTAAACCTGTTTCCGCAAGCCGTTTATGACAAAGAGGTTAAATTTTATTTGTCCAAGCAAAATGAGTTTGGACTGCCGTTGGATAGCCGCAAAACCTACACAAAAAGCGACTGGATAATGTGGACAGCAACGCTGGCTAAAAACAAAGCCGATTTTAAAGCACTGGTGGCACCGGTTTACAAGTTCGCCATCCAAACCCCTACCCGCGTACCTCTAAGCGACTGGCATGAAACCAACAGCGGAAAGCAGGTTGGCTTCCAGGCCAGGAGCGTTGTTGGCGGTTATTTTATAAAAATGCTGCAGGATAAATGGACAAAAACCAAATAA
- a CDS encoding SDR family oxidoreductase has product MAQQPLNKMNALPAAGGMLRDDAFRGKTIIITGGGTGLGKAMGTYFLQLGANLVITSRKLEVLQKTAAEMETATGGKVLAVACDVRNYDEVENVLNSAIEQFGRVDALVNNAAGNFISPTERLSANAFSTIIDIVLKGSVNCSLALGKYWISNKQPGNILNIITTYAFTGSGYVVPSACAKGGVLAMTRSLAAEWGRHGIRTNAIAPGPFPTKGAWERLLPGEMAEKFDFKNRVPLKRVGEHQEIANLAAFLVSDFSGYINGDVITIDGGEWLQGAGQFNGLEMVSGEMWDNIEQLTRSAKGS; this is encoded by the coding sequence ATGGCGCAGCAACCTTTAAATAAAATGAATGCATTACCGGCCGCCGGCGGCATGTTGAGGGATGATGCTTTCAGAGGCAAAACCATAATTATTACGGGTGGCGGCACCGGGCTGGGAAAAGCCATGGGAACCTACTTTTTGCAATTGGGCGCTAACCTGGTGATAACAAGCCGAAAGCTTGAGGTGCTGCAAAAAACAGCCGCCGAAATGGAAACGGCAACGGGTGGAAAGGTTTTGGCTGTTGCCTGTGATGTACGCAATTACGACGAAGTAGAGAACGTGCTAAATTCAGCTATTGAGCAATTTGGCCGGGTTGATGCTTTGGTTAACAATGCTGCGGGCAATTTTATATCGCCAACAGAGCGGCTTTCGGCCAATGCTTTTTCTACTATAATTGATATTGTATTAAAGGGTTCGGTTAATTGTTCGCTTGCCCTGGGTAAATATTGGATCAGTAACAAACAGCCCGGAAATATCTTAAACATTATAACTACTTACGCTTTTACGGGTTCGGGTTATGTGGTGCCTTCTGCCTGTGCTAAAGGAGGCGTACTGGCTATGACGCGCTCGCTCGCTGCGGAATGGGGCCGGCATGGTATCCGCACCAATGCTATTGCACCTGGGCCTTTCCCTACCAAAGGGGCATGGGAGCGGCTATTGCCAGGCGAAATGGCTGAAAAATTTGATTTTAAAAATCGTGTGCCCCTAAAAAGGGTGGGTGAACACCAGGAAATAGCAAATCTCGCCGCCTTTCTTGTCTCCGATTTTTCGGGCTATATCAATGGCGACGTAATAACTATTGACGGCGGCGAATGGCTACAGGGGGCAGGCCAGTTTAATGGACTCGAAATGGTATCCGGCGAGATGTGGGACAATATTGAACAGCTTACCAGGTCGGCCAAAGGCAGTTGA
- a CDS encoding enoyl-CoA hydratase/isomerase family protein, with amino-acid sequence MKTLQIKIKDGVAVVTLSRGRSNPINLEMIAELKQVMQDIEADDAVGGVIITGSEGFFSAGIDLVEAYSYNEEQSMELWSGFLNLQSVMVAFKKPMVAAISGHSPAGGCVLALCCDYRVMASGKFIIGLNEIPVGIIVPGEIFNLYSFWIGKRKAYQYLLEGKLLSVEVAYADGLIDEICDPADVLAAAEKKITAYMRLNPVTWRQSKLNLRQELLPAPDTDQTATLNLMLKQWWAPETRKTLQAIIENLKSSSLKQA; translated from the coding sequence ATGAAAACATTACAAATAAAAATCAAGGACGGGGTAGCAGTTGTAACGCTAAGCAGGGGCCGCTCAAATCCCATTAATTTGGAAATGATAGCGGAACTTAAGCAAGTTATGCAGGATATTGAAGCAGATGATGCCGTGGGCGGTGTAATTATTACCGGCAGCGAAGGCTTTTTTTCGGCGGGGATCGACCTGGTGGAAGCTTACAGCTATAACGAAGAACAAAGCATGGAGCTATGGTCCGGATTTTTAAACTTGCAATCGGTAATGGTGGCTTTTAAAAAGCCAATGGTTGCAGCTATCAGCGGCCACAGCCCTGCGGGAGGGTGTGTATTGGCGCTGTGTTGTGATTATAGGGTAATGGCGTCAGGTAAATTTATCATCGGCTTAAATGAAATTCCGGTAGGGATTATAGTCCCGGGTGAAATTTTTAACCTGTACTCTTTTTGGATAGGGAAACGTAAAGCTTACCAGTATTTACTGGAGGGCAAGTTGCTTAGTGTTGAGGTCGCTTATGCAGATGGGTTAATTGATGAGATCTGCGATCCTGCTGATGTGCTGGCTGCAGCTGAAAAAAAGATCACTGCTTACATGAGACTGAACCCGGTTACCTGGCGCCAGAGCAAACTTAATCTGAGGCAGGAACTGCTGCCTGCACCTGATACTGACCAAACGGCAACATTAAACCTGATGCTTAAACAATGGTGGGCACCCGAAACCCGGAAGACTTTGCAGGCAATAATTGAAAATTTAAAATCATCGTCACTTAAACAAGCTTAA